One part of the Amphiura filiformis chromosome 5, Afil_fr2py, whole genome shotgun sequence genome encodes these proteins:
- the LOC140152223 gene encoding uncharacterized protein: protein MANKEMSEWMLFFREAGVPAGPAASYANTFVDNRIHKSMLLDLTKEYLKEMGIGVMGDVIAILKHARTAHSKFERDRPALDVLPKPADGKVELKRKTTAGSRMLEHYLRKEGVIEGGSESPSRVKVSTEMAARLGAVPLAGTKKRLSAPAAVEVVPVKRIRKVDPAEEGAYIISMPKGIIPRTQKILQQKRAFFSNTVHLRWQVLVFARLGGGSSSPAGATVTVKNTATAGQANVFNRLGGVPTQPRERSLSEGSTGSTLEYQGVLKPGTAGKQSGPTVTVTLGGPKAVTIPKQTLQDRLGIQKPEISTTTLTHMDSVTVKPSLQARLGAQGKTQLSTSNTIQVRIGDKSPPAMQKRLGTNMSNLIQVPIMDKPAPAVKSPAMLKRLGTQTTVKSPAMLKRLGTQTTVRVNSPGLQKRLGIQVKAPGANLQARLGGQKKVAVASPKQTQAVTTSPNVKKLIITRPAHSIQERLGAQTGMKSPAQKTSLADRLGGKVSTASAGIFSRSSPQSMTGMASDRVESAGVMKRLGVPVSGGGGGGTISTSPTKITFNRLGSQKKEISLTPSAAATNRTNVRERLGVQKAEASSTTPSLGLTVTTSGRGVKTVQATGGPSVNVAFDSGISKKARRNRKKQAAAKSGVFSRLGTAT from the exons ATGGCGAATAAAG AAATGTCCGAGTGGATGCTGTTCTTCCGTGAGGCAGGAGTGCCCGCGGGACCAGCGGCCAGTTATGCCAATACGTTTGTAGACAACCGCATCCATAAGAGTATGCTGTTAGATCTAACCAAAGAGTACCTGAAGGAGATGGGTATTGGAGTGATGGGAGATGTTATAGCTATATTGAAACATGCTAGAACGGCACATTCAAAG TTTGAGAGAGATCGACCAGCTTTAGATGTTCTTCCTAAACCGGCAGATGGCAAGGTGGAATTGAAAAGAAAAACTACAG CTGGAAGTCGTATGTTGGAACATTACTTGCGTAAAGAAGGCGTAATAGAAGGCGGGAGTGAATCCCCAAGTCGAGTTAAAGTATCAACAGAGATGGCAGCTAGACTAGGAGCTGTCCCGCTAGCAG GTACAAAGAAGAGGCTCAGTGCTCCAGCAGCTGTGGAAGTTGTACCAGTAAAGCGTATCAGAAAAGTAGATCCAGCAGAAGAAGGCGCTTACATAATCAGTATGCCTAAAGGCATTATACCACGTACACAGAAAATACTACAGCAGAAAAGAG CTTTTTTCTCAAACACT GTGCATCTCCGGTGGCAAGTCTTGGTGTTTGCCCGTCTTGGTGGTGGAAGCAGCAGTCCTGCTGGAGCAACAGTGACTGTGAAGAATACTGCAACTGCTGGACAG GCCAATGTTTTCAACAGACTAGGTGGTGTGCCAACACAACCACGTGAGAGATCTTTATCGGAGGGCTCGACAGGATCTACCCTGGAGTACCAGGGTGTACTGAAACCAGGCACTGCTGGTAAACAAAGTGGACCCACAGTAACCGTCACGTTAGGTGGCCCAAAGGCTGTCACTATCCCAAAGCAAACCCTACAGGACCGACTGGGCATTCAGAAACCTGAAATATCTACAACTACTTTAACGCATATGGATTCGGTGACGGTGAAACCATCGTTGCAAGCACGTCTTGGAGCTCAAGGAAAAACGCAACTCAGTACTTCAAACACGATACAGGTTCGTATCGGTGACAAGTCTCCGCCAGCTATGCAGAAGCGGCTTGGTACTAATATGTCAAACTTGATACAGGTGCCGATAATGGATAAACCCGCACCAGCTGTAAAAAGCCCGGCAATGCTGAAACGACTGGGCACACAGACCACTGTAAAAAGCCCAGCAATGCTGAAACGACTGGGCACACAGACCACTGTAAGAGTAAACAGTCCTGGTCTTCAGAAGCGTCTCGGCATTCAAGTGAAAGCTCCTGGTGCAAATTTACAAGCACGCTTAGGTGGACAGAAAAAAGTAGCAGTTGCTTCGCCTAAGCAGACTCAAGCAGTAACTACttccccaaatgttaaaaaactgATCATAACAAGACCTGCTCACAGTATACAAGAACGTTTAGGGGCTCAAACAGGCATGAAGTCACCTGCACAGAAAACTAGTCTAGCTGACAGACTTGGAGGAAAAGTGAGCACAGCATCCGCTGGTATTTTCTCAAGGAGTTCTCCACAGAGCATGACTGGCATGGCAAGTGACCGAGTGGAATCAGCAGGGGTCATGAAAAGGTTAGGAGTACCAGTCAGTGGTGGTGGCGGTGGTGGTACCATCTCTACTTCGCCTACAAAAATCACATTCAATAGGTTAGGAtctcagaaaaaagaaattagCTTAACCCCATCAGCAGCAGCTACAAATAGGACTAATGTAAGAGAGAGGTTAGGTGTACAGAAAGCAGAAGCTAGCTCTACAACTCCATCACTAGGTCTCACTGTCACTACCTCTGGAAGAGGTGTCAAGACAGTGCAAGCTACAGGTGGGCCAAGTGTAAATGTTGCCTTTGACAGCGGCATTTCAAAGAAGGCACGAAGGAATCGCAAGAAACAGGCAGCTGCCAAATCTGGGGTGTTCAGTAGACTTGGCACAGCTACTTAA